In Vanessa tameamea isolate UH-Manoa-2023 chromosome 19, ilVanTame1 primary haplotype, whole genome shotgun sequence, one genomic interval encodes:
- the Inaf-d gene encoding uncharacterized protein Inaf-d isoform X2, with translation MSGKSYTSGSMRSCAGSVRLGTASGHEIVLDALYERKRDKKSVRVLTVIIYVFCVSLAAIMLSLYYVFFWEPKDAQYAQRKEEAIPQ, from the coding sequence ATGTCCGGAAAGTCTTACACATCGGGTAGCATGCGTTCGTGCGCTGGTTCCGTTCGACTGGGCACAGCATCCGGCCACGAGATTGTGCTGGACGCGTTGTACGAGAGGAAACGTGACAAGAAGAGCGTGCGTGTGCTGACCGTCATCATATACGTATTCTGCGTGTCACTGGCTGCTATAATGCTCTCGCTCTACTACGTGTTCTTCTGGGAGCCCAAGGACGCGCAATACGCGCAGCGCAAG
- the LOC113399400 gene encoding uncharacterized protein LOC113399400, with product MAVFKHNNIVYGPEERPIPAHLSFGQFVFDKLKNAGDNIAQICAETGESVTYRTILQNSVNLAVALQKLGLKKGDVVALSSENRFEFTVASLAIIYCGGVLSTLNVTYSSGEISHIFGITKPKFIFTSPITAQNMYDCSQDLPHVEKIILFGEYDVIPAIFYNDLVKKHVNVDDFELVDVNGVDDTVAVMCSSGTTGLPKGVMLTHVNFLTLCAHMKYYLETSQERKNHKVLSGLSLIPWFHAYGFITSFAVMCLNIKIVFLVRFDEEQFLETIQKYKINMTTIVPPLAVFLAKHPLVPKYDLTSLNEVWCGAAPLSKEIQAAVSKRTGIGFIRQGYGLTEVTMACCVDLTNGEKMGSCGTPAPGMRIKVLDTETNAKLGPGKEGEIWIKSPLGMKGYMGDKASSDALVDKEGYIRTGDIGYYDDEGYFYIVDRLKELIKYKGFQVAPAELEALLLRHAGVADCGVVGRPDEAVGELPVAFVVLQPGVELSADEIVAYVASKVSPAKHLRGGVIFVEEIPKNPSGKILRRELRKMLSIKLNSKL from the exons ATGGCTGTgtttaaacataacaatatagtaTATGGTCCGGAGGAACGTCCGATTCCAGCTCACTTATCCTTTGGTCAGtttgtatttgataaattaaagaaTGCTGGTGACAATATCGCGCAG ATCTGTGCCGAAACGGGCGAGTCGGTTACTTATAGAACTATTCTTCAAAATAGCGTTAACTTGGCTGTTGCACTTCAAAAGTTAGGGTTGAAAAAGGGGGATGTAGTTGCACTTAGCAGTGAAAATCGTTTTGAGTTTACTGTTGCATCGCTAGCAATTATTTACTGTGGTGGAGTTCTGTCAACTCTTAATGTTACTTATTCTTCTG GGGAAATTAGTCATATATTCGGAATTACTAAaccaaagtttatttttacatcacCAATCACTGCACAAAATATGTACGACTGTAGCCAAGATTTACCTCATGTTGAGAAAATTATTCTCTTCGGAGAGTATGATGTTATACCTGCTATCTTTTACAATGATTTGGTAAAGAAACATGTAAATGTAGATGACTTTGAACTAGTGGATGTGAATGGAGTAGATGACACAGTTGCTGTAATGTGTTCCTCTGGAACCACAGGGTTACCGAAGGGTGTAATGCTTACACATGTTAATTTCCTCACTTTGTGTGCCCATATGAA gTACTATTTAGAAACTTCACAAGAAAGGAAAAACCATAAAGTTCTAAGTGGTCTGTCGCTGATACCTTGGTTTCATGCGTACGGTTTCATCACATCATTTGCTGTCAtgtgtttgaatataaaaattgtatttctgGTTAGATTTGATGAAGAGCAATTTTTggaaacaatacaaaaatacaag ATAAACATGACTACTATAGTGCCTCCATTAGCAGTGTTCCTGGCCAAGCATCCCCTTGTCCCCAAATATGATCTAACATCACTTAATGAAGTATGGTGCGGGGCAGCTCCACTGTCTAAGGAAATTCAGGCTGCTGTTTCTAAaag aactgGAATTGGCTTTATTAGACAAGGATACGGTCTCACAGAGGTAACAATGGCATGTTGTGTGGATTTAACTAACGGGGAAAAAATGGGCTCATGTGGGACCCCTGCGCCTGGCATGAGAATAAAG gtACTGGATACAGAAACGAATGCCAAGCTAGGTCCAGGAAAAGAGGGCGAAATATGGATCAAATCGCCTCTGGGCATGAAGGGTTACATGGGCGACAAAGCTTCCAGCGATGCACTGGTCGATAAAGAAGGATATATACGAACCGGCGATATTGGATACTACGATGATGAAGGATACTTTTATATCGTAGACAGATTAAAAGAACTTATCAAATATAAGGGATTCCAG GTGGCGCCCGCAGAATTGGAGGCGCTACTACTTCGTCACGCGGGCGTGGCGGACTGCGGCGTGGTGGGGCGGCCGGACGAGGCCGTCGGCGAGCTGCCCGTCGCCTTCGTGGTGCTACAGCCGGGAGTGGAACTCAGCGCTGATGAAATCGTGGCCTACGTCGCGTCTAAG GTGTCGCCGGCCAAGCACTTGCGTGGTGGAGTTATATTCGTTGAAGAAATACCAAAGAATCCATCTGGTAAAATTTTGAGAAGAGAATTAAGAAAAATGTTAAGCATCAAGTTAAATAGCAAATTGTGA
- the LOC113399401 gene encoding 3'(2'),5'-bisphosphate nucleotidase 1 isoform X2 yields the protein MSTSVPLIVRLLASSVSVAGRAGKIVRDVMSKGELGIVEKAKDDYQTEADRSAQRCIIASLSSQYPKINIIGEEDNPDNEGDVCSDWLTIDADKEVLCLECPSELQGIKEEDIVVWVDPLDGTSEYTQGFLEHVTVLIGISVNEKPVAGVIHQPYYKNVGSENKTGRTIWGLQEIGVGGFTPAPPPNSLIITTTRSHSNPVVEKALQVMNASQILRVGGAGFKVLQLLEGKASVYVFASPGCKKWDTCAPEAILSAAGGKLTDILGHNYKYGASEPRPNKTGVLAAVNADLHNYALNRIPQELKEKLANK from the exons ATGTCAACAAGTGTTCCTTTAATTGTGAGGCTATTAGCATCATCTGTGTCTGTAGCTGGTAGAGCTGGTAAAATAGTAAGAGATGTTATGAGCAAGGGTGAACTTGGTATTGTAGAAAAG gcAAAAGACGACTACCAAACAGAAGCTGATAGATCAGCTCAGAGATGTATTATTGCGTCTTTGTCATCtcaatatccaaaaattaatattataggaGAAGAAGATAATCCTGATAATGAG GGTGATGTTTGTAGTGATTGGTTAACAATAGATGCTGATAAAGAAGTTTTATGCCTTGAATGCCCTTCTGAGTTGCAAGGCATTAAGGAAGAAGATATTGTAGTATGGGTGGATCCTCTTGATGGAACTTCTGAATACACCCAAG GTTTCTTAGAACATGTGACAGTACTTATTGGTATTTCAGTCAATGAAAAACCAGTTGCTGGTGTTATTCACCagccatattataaaaatgtaggaAGTGAAAACAAAACTGGTAGAACTATCTGGGGTCTGCAGGAAATTGGTGTCGGTGGATTTACCCCAGCTCCTCCACCAAACTCTCTTATTATCACAACAACAAGAAGTCATTCAAATCCAGTTGTAGAGAAAGCATTACAAGTAATGAATGCATCTCAGATTCTAAGAGTTGGTGGTGCAGGATTCAAG GTCTTACAATTGCTTGAAGGAAAAGCATccgtttatgtttttgctagCCCCGGCTGTAAAAAATGGGATACATGTGCCCCTGAAGCAATTCTTTCTGCTGCTGGTGGCAAATTAACTGACATCCTAGGtcacaattataaatatggaGCCTCAGAGCCGAGACCTAATAAAACTGGAGTGTTAGCTGCTGTTAATGCTGATCTTCATAACTATGCACTGAATCGAATACCACAAGAACTAAAAGAAAAACTAGCAAataagtga
- the LOC113399401 gene encoding 3'(2'),5'-bisphosphate nucleotidase 1 isoform X1, producing MSTSVPLIVRLLASSVSVAGRAGKIVRDVMSKGELGIVEKAKDDYQTEADRSAQRCIIASLSSQYPKINIIGEEDNPDNEGDVCSDWLTIDADKEVLCLECPSELQGIKEEDIVVWVDPLDGTSEYTQGALMLKRDPWERWKMYLTHPLISIKWYLSLLQSHYGFLEHVTVLIGISVNEKPVAGVIHQPYYKNVGSENKTGRTIWGLQEIGVGGFTPAPPPNSLIITTTRSHSNPVVEKALQVMNASQILRVGGAGFKVLQLLEGKASVYVFASPGCKKWDTCAPEAILSAAGGKLTDILGHNYKYGASEPRPNKTGVLAAVNADLHNYALNRIPQELKEKLANK from the exons ATGTCAACAAGTGTTCCTTTAATTGTGAGGCTATTAGCATCATCTGTGTCTGTAGCTGGTAGAGCTGGTAAAATAGTAAGAGATGTTATGAGCAAGGGTGAACTTGGTATTGTAGAAAAG gcAAAAGACGACTACCAAACAGAAGCTGATAGATCAGCTCAGAGATGTATTATTGCGTCTTTGTCATCtcaatatccaaaaattaatattataggaGAAGAAGATAATCCTGATAATGAG GGTGATGTTTGTAGTGATTGGTTAACAATAGATGCTGATAAAGAAGTTTTATGCCTTGAATGCCCTTCTGAGTTGCAAGGCATTAAGGAAGAAGATATTGTAGTATGGGTGGATCCTCTTGATGGAACTTCTGAATACACCCAAG GTGCCCTTATGTTGAAGAGAGATCCTTGGGAAAGATGGAAAATGTATTTGACTCACCCACTTATAAGTATCAAGTGGTATTTAAGTTTACTACAGTCACACTATG GTTTCTTAGAACATGTGACAGTACTTATTGGTATTTCAGTCAATGAAAAACCAGTTGCTGGTGTTATTCACCagccatattataaaaatgtaggaAGTGAAAACAAAACTGGTAGAACTATCTGGGGTCTGCAGGAAATTGGTGTCGGTGGATTTACCCCAGCTCCTCCACCAAACTCTCTTATTATCACAACAACAAGAAGTCATTCAAATCCAGTTGTAGAGAAAGCATTACAAGTAATGAATGCATCTCAGATTCTAAGAGTTGGTGGTGCAGGATTCAAG GTCTTACAATTGCTTGAAGGAAAAGCATccgtttatgtttttgctagCCCCGGCTGTAAAAAATGGGATACATGTGCCCCTGAAGCAATTCTTTCTGCTGCTGGTGGCAAATTAACTGACATCCTAGGtcacaattataaatatggaGCCTCAGAGCCGAGACCTAATAAAACTGGAGTGTTAGCTGCTGTTAATGCTGATCTTCATAACTATGCACTGAATCGAATACCACAAGAACTAAAAGAAAAACTAGCAAataagtga
- the LOC113399401 gene encoding 3'(2'),5'-bisphosphate nucleotidase 1 isoform X3 — protein MSTSVPLIVRLLASSVSVAGRAGKIVRDVMSKGELGIVEKAKDDYQTEADRSAQRCIIASLSSQYPKINIIGEEDNPDNEGDVCSDWLTIDADKEVLCLECPSELQGIKEEDIVVWVDPLDGTSEYTQGALMLKRDPWERWKMYLTHPLISIKWYLSLLQSHYGFLEHVTVLIGISVNEKPVAGVIHQPYYKNVGSENKTGRTIWGLQEIGVGGFTPAPPPNSLIITTTRSHSNPVVEKALQVMNASQILRVGGAGFKVLL, from the exons ATGTCAACAAGTGTTCCTTTAATTGTGAGGCTATTAGCATCATCTGTGTCTGTAGCTGGTAGAGCTGGTAAAATAGTAAGAGATGTTATGAGCAAGGGTGAACTTGGTATTGTAGAAAAG gcAAAAGACGACTACCAAACAGAAGCTGATAGATCAGCTCAGAGATGTATTATTGCGTCTTTGTCATCtcaatatccaaaaattaatattataggaGAAGAAGATAATCCTGATAATGAG GGTGATGTTTGTAGTGATTGGTTAACAATAGATGCTGATAAAGAAGTTTTATGCCTTGAATGCCCTTCTGAGTTGCAAGGCATTAAGGAAGAAGATATTGTAGTATGGGTGGATCCTCTTGATGGAACTTCTGAATACACCCAAG GTGCCCTTATGTTGAAGAGAGATCCTTGGGAAAGATGGAAAATGTATTTGACTCACCCACTTATAAGTATCAAGTGGTATTTAAGTTTACTACAGTCACACTATG GTTTCTTAGAACATGTGACAGTACTTATTGGTATTTCAGTCAATGAAAAACCAGTTGCTGGTGTTATTCACCagccatattataaaaatgtaggaAGTGAAAACAAAACTGGTAGAACTATCTGGGGTCTGCAGGAAATTGGTGTCGGTGGATTTACCCCAGCTCCTCCACCAAACTCTCTTATTATCACAACAACAAGAAGTCATTCAAATCCAGTTGTAGAGAAAGCATTACAAGTAATGAATGCATCTCAGATTCTAAGAGTTGGTGGTGCAGGATTCAAGGTATTACTATAA